One genomic window of Geoanaerobacter pelophilus includes the following:
- a CDS encoding cytochrome c3 family protein: MKLCRIATVLAMLVFGATAAGAIELKDITYHTENAGKVVFSHKKHLEKKPRRDPLQCKACHENGKKAPEKANMAGMEKGKSCGACHNGRGAFALAACVRCHKVRDVSINVKQTGPVVFSHQKHLKKVQDCAKCHNALFKTGKNPPVTMTAMGKGESCGACHTGKQAFPLSDCQKCHPYRDKLYKVKDAGNVVFSHKAHIDLSFSCKDCHDSIFKPGKGNPKTSMAKMEEGKSCGVCHDGKKAFTVKSDCATCHKSS, translated from the coding sequence ATGAAATTATGCCGGATAGCAACCGTTCTTGCCATGCTGGTATTTGGAGCAACAGCGGCCGGGGCGATAGAGCTTAAGGACATTACCTACCACACCGAAAATGCGGGTAAAGTGGTTTTCAGCCACAAAAAGCATCTGGAAAAGAAACCACGACGAGACCCGCTACAATGCAAGGCGTGCCACGAAAACGGCAAAAAGGCCCCGGAAAAAGCCAATATGGCAGGAATGGAAAAGGGTAAATCCTGCGGGGCCTGTCACAACGGACGCGGCGCCTTTGCCCTTGCGGCATGCGTCCGCTGTCACAAGGTGCGCGATGTCAGCATCAATGTTAAGCAAACCGGGCCAGTGGTTTTCAGCCACCAGAAGCACTTGAAAAAAGTCCAGGATTGCGCCAAGTGCCATAATGCACTGTTCAAGACCGGCAAGAACCCGCCGGTCACTATGACGGCAATGGGCAAAGGGGAATCATGCGGAGCATGCCATACCGGCAAGCAGGCATTCCCCCTGAGCGATTGCCAGAAATGCCATCCATACCGCGATAAGCTTTACAAGGTCAAAGATGCTGGTAATGTTGTATTCAGCCACAAAGCCCACATCGACTTATCTTTTTCCTGCAAGGATTGTCATGATTCCATTTTCAAACCAGGCAAAGGGAATCCGAAAACATCCATGGCAAAGATGGAAGAAGGTAAGTCTTGTGGAGTATGCCATGACGGCAAAAAAGCATTCACGGTAAAGTCAGATTGCGCAACATGTCACAAGAGCTCATGA
- a CDS encoding GSU3473 family protein, with translation MLIQVVYSDRKIGLVDQGKLDRLIESGSIAAFRRLDAWAIIGKDQTRKDCRIYGGPERRDRGGITDECPRGYERPGLSQGTAFK, from the coding sequence ATGCTGATACAGGTTGTCTATAGTGACAGGAAGATCGGCCTTGTAGACCAGGGTAAACTCGACCGCCTGATTGAAAGCGGATCGATAGCGGCATTCCGCAGGCTTGATGCCTGGGCGATAATCGGCAAAGACCAAACAAGAAAAGACTGCCGGATTTACGGTGGACCGGAGCGAAGAGATCGTGGGGGTATAACTGATGAATGCCCAAGAGGTTATGAACGCCCAGGACTATCCCAAGGCACGGCATTCAAATGA
- a CDS encoding sigma-54-dependent transcriptional regulator, with protein sequence MTDVKKVLVVDDEAVIREGMKRILDGAGYAVETFASGYSAIERMQDHEFDLVITDLKMPGMNGIEVLKSIKILQPEVPVILITGYAAIDNAIESMKSGAADYIPKPFTPDEILAKAAKAIEERVVLIDDMYLRKELRDTSGFDCFIGKSKEMQKVYRRIMQVAPTDSTVLVSGESGTGKELVARSIHRNSPRREQPFVAIDCTTLAENLLESELFGHVKGSFTGAMQTKTGLFKVADGGTLFLDEISNISLTTQAKLLRVLQEREVTPIGGTQPIPIDIRLVAATNKNLRTMITEGSFREDLFFRLNIIPIDLPPLRERKGDITLLISQFVKQFAGELGKEIRGVTPDVISFLEEYPFPGNVRELENIIERAVVLTATPLIERDDLELSPQGGTHHAEADDAHVPQNLEELKETKRQIREKAIEPVEKAFVINALKRNNWNVTRAAEETGMLRPNFQALLKKLGVSIRNQM encoded by the coding sequence ATGACAGATGTCAAAAAAGTCCTGGTGGTTGACGATGAGGCGGTAATCAGGGAAGGAATGAAGCGGATCCTCGATGGGGCAGGGTATGCAGTTGAGACCTTTGCTTCAGGGTATTCTGCAATTGAGCGGATGCAGGATCATGAATTCGATCTGGTTATTACCGATCTCAAGATGCCGGGTATGAACGGCATTGAAGTCCTGAAGTCGATCAAGATTCTTCAACCTGAAGTCCCAGTGATCCTCATAACCGGTTATGCCGCAATAGATAATGCTATTGAATCGATGAAGAGCGGCGCGGCCGATTACATCCCCAAGCCGTTTACCCCGGACGAGATTCTGGCAAAAGCAGCCAAGGCAATTGAAGAGAGAGTGGTACTTATTGATGATATGTATCTGCGCAAAGAGTTGCGGGATACCAGCGGATTTGATTGTTTCATAGGTAAGAGCAAGGAGATGCAGAAGGTTTATCGCCGGATTATGCAGGTTGCCCCAACAGACAGTACGGTCCTTGTCAGTGGGGAAAGCGGCACCGGCAAAGAGCTTGTGGCGCGCTCCATTCACCGCAACAGTCCACGCCGTGAACAGCCTTTTGTGGCCATAGATTGCACCACTCTGGCCGAAAACCTGCTCGAAAGTGAACTGTTCGGTCATGTAAAAGGGTCTTTCACCGGGGCAATGCAGACCAAGACCGGTCTCTTCAAGGTAGCGGACGGCGGGACCCTGTTTCTTGATGAAATTTCCAACATCAGTCTCACCACTCAGGCAAAGTTGTTGAGGGTGTTGCAAGAGAGAGAGGTTACCCCGATCGGCGGGACGCAACCGATCCCGATCGATATTCGTCTGGTCGCTGCAACCAACAAAAACCTCCGTACCATGATCACTGAGGGTAGTTTCCGTGAAGACCTTTTTTTCCGGCTTAATATAATTCCGATCGATCTCCCGCCGTTGCGGGAACGAAAAGGCGATATCACGCTGCTGATCAGCCAATTCGTAAAGCAATTCGCTGGAGAGCTTGGGAAAGAGATCCGTGGGGTAACACCTGACGTCATCTCGTTTCTTGAGGAATACCCGTTTCCTGGCAACGTGCGCGAGTTGGAAAACATTATCGAGCGTGCCGTGGTGCTGACCGCTACTCCGCTTATTGAACGGGATGACCTGGAACTGTCACCGCAAGGCGGAACGCATCATGCTGAAGCTGATGATGCCCATGTGCCGCAGAACCTTGAGGAGCTGAAAGAGACGAAGCGTCAGATCAGGGAAAAGGCAATAGAACCGGTAGAGAAGGCCTTTGTTATCAATGCCCTTAAAAGAAACAACTGGAATGTCACCCGTGCAGCCGAAGAAACAGGGATGTTGCGCCCGAATTTCCAGGCGCTCCTCAAGAAGTTGGGGGTGTCAATCAGGAATCAGATGTGA
- a CDS encoding polysulfide reductase, which translates to MKRYLKEKGNSVEVVDALHRNSDGRKWTIMEKLLLGLTPREYLQQALKNPVNWIFAVIFAIGVPIMIGRFIFGLSWVTHSSCDYPWGLFLGFGLFAMVPLSSSGFQLGTACEVFGRHDLEPIERLALLNGLLGYFFAVCFLLFDLGQPWRLPYPMVVAFGPAAVLFLVAWHVATYLSVQIAEVATGFFEWMGWPAGKKAIRKITLGLTVSGIILSTLHQGALGALFTYAPGKVHPLWYSASFQWLHFFVSSIPGGLCMVIVVSTIAAKTMAWRFDDRFKTNLDKLTISLAKGATMGLATYLTIKLIGVAHDNKWEYIATGWGAWYATEILLGVIAPMAIFAFAIKNNKVGLVRFGAWLTVIGVVLNRVNTAMITFNWKLPEREIPHWREAVIAITLYSVYIVVYRFILYRLPIFYKWKTVEVPVEATEGIREHARSLSEEMIPESVCAKEDIAVSARQLSGAESAH; encoded by the coding sequence ATGAAACGGTATCTTAAGGAAAAAGGAAACAGTGTTGAAGTTGTTGACGCTCTCCATCGTAACTCTGACGGACGCAAATGGACGATTATGGAAAAGCTCCTTCTGGGGCTGACACCAAGGGAATACCTGCAGCAGGCATTGAAAAACCCTGTTAACTGGATATTTGCCGTTATTTTCGCCATTGGCGTGCCGATCATGATCGGCCGCTTCATCTTCGGACTCTCATGGGTTACCCACAGCTCCTGCGACTATCCCTGGGGACTGTTCCTCGGCTTCGGTCTCTTTGCCATGGTCCCCCTCTCCTCGTCAGGGTTCCAGCTCGGGACAGCCTGTGAGGTCTTCGGACGCCACGATCTTGAACCGATCGAGCGACTGGCCCTGCTTAACGGACTGCTCGGTTATTTCTTTGCTGTCTGTTTTCTACTTTTCGACCTCGGGCAACCATGGCGACTCCCGTATCCAATGGTAGTGGCTTTCGGCCCGGCTGCCGTTCTTTTCCTGGTCGCCTGGCACGTTGCTACCTACCTCTCGGTCCAGATTGCCGAAGTAGCAACCGGTTTCTTCGAGTGGATGGGGTGGCCTGCAGGAAAGAAGGCGATCAGAAAGATCACGCTCGGCCTTACGGTATCCGGCATCATCCTCTCGACCCTTCACCAAGGGGCATTGGGAGCACTGTTCACCTATGCGCCGGGCAAGGTCCATCCGCTCTGGTACTCGGCATCGTTCCAATGGCTGCACTTCTTCGTATCGTCAATCCCCGGTGGTCTCTGCATGGTAATCGTAGTCAGCACCATTGCTGCCAAGACCATGGCATGGCGTTTTGACGACCGCTTCAAGACAAACCTCGACAAACTCACGATCTCTCTGGCCAAAGGCGCCACCATGGGTCTTGCTACCTACCTGACCATCAAACTGATCGGCGTTGCCCATGACAACAAATGGGAATACATTGCAACCGGTTGGGGCGCCTGGTATGCAACGGAAATCCTGCTCGGCGTCATTGCGCCGATGGCAATCTTTGCCTTTGCCATCAAGAACAACAAGGTGGGTTTGGTCCGCTTCGGCGCTTGGCTCACCGTAATAGGCGTAGTGCTGAACCGGGTCAACACCGCCATGATCACCTTCAACTGGAAACTCCCTGAACGCGAGATTCCGCACTGGAGGGAAGCGGTAATTGCGATAACCCTTTATTCCGTTTACATCGTCGTCTACCGCTTCATCCTTTACCGTCTGCCGATCTTCTACAAGTGGAAGACCGTTGAAGTGCCGGTAGAGGCAACTGAAGGAATCCGTGAACATGCTCGCAGCCTGTCGGAAGAAATGATTCCGGAAAGCGTCTGCGCAAAGGAAGATATTGCCGTATCGGCACGCCAGCTCTCCGGCGCTGAGAGCGCCCACTAA
- a CDS encoding cytochrome c3 family protein: MLSRTMLCCLVLLCTTATVQAITIKNVTYTTKSAGTVVFDHGYHLKQASINNNCKACHSAIFDMKKRSHSTMAEMDNGKSCGSCHNGSKAFHVKECVRCHKAKEVTIAVKGAGNVQFSHKTHTARNSCNDCHTAIFGLNKHKKPVTMTEMEKGKSCGTCHDGKMAFPVTANCAECHKM, translated from the coding sequence ATGCTCTCAAGAACCATGCTCTGCTGCCTGGTACTGCTCTGCACAACTGCAACAGTTCAGGCTATAACAATCAAAAATGTGACCTATACGACTAAATCTGCAGGAACTGTTGTCTTCGATCACGGCTATCACCTGAAGCAAGCCAGTATCAACAATAACTGCAAGGCCTGCCACAGCGCAATATTCGACATGAAAAAGCGCTCCCACTCAACGATGGCTGAGATGGATAATGGCAAGTCATGCGGCTCATGTCATAACGGCTCAAAAGCGTTCCATGTCAAGGAATGCGTTCGCTGCCACAAGGCCAAAGAGGTTACCATAGCAGTCAAGGGAGCTGGCAATGTCCAGTTCAGCCACAAGACTCATACGGCAAGAAACAGCTGCAATGACTGCCACACTGCCATCTTTGGTCTTAATAAACACAAAAAACCTGTCACCATGACCGAAATGGAAAAAGGGAAATCCTGTGGCACCTGCCATGACGGCAAGATGGCTTTTCCAGTGACAGCCAACTGCGCAGAATGCCACAAGATGTAA
- a CDS encoding sensor histidine kinase encodes MHFSLITKIAIATSIVLLVCMVVFTQLNFNNLQKLMIENAVADSDRLSETIISSTHNQMLENNLFGVFQMINEVGKQKGVIHIRLISKTGRIIHSTDENEVGRLLDKKTEACNMCHESETPQVDVSSMNRSRFFKDSNGQEVMGLAKAIYNSEKCYTAACHFHPESFKILGVLDVITSLQPMRELMESYRYKLGAVTVLIIAAIWASITFFMMIFVNSPIKQLLYQIKMLSKGELDGTVPTFSSYELAVLSDSFNRMTQNLRKARSELEDWAHTLELRVEDRTNELKKVQNQLVRSEKLASLGELVAGIAHEINNPLTGILMYASLVQHDDKLNPALKSDLAIIVRETERCARIVNGLLDFSREKSPKKKLSSIPAIMNATLSLVKSQSIFLNINIVTEFAADLQEISVDPNLIEQVLVNMVLNAGQSMHDGGDLHLRINNSEDNKFIVIEIADQGCGIPEDNLKKIFDPFFTTKENKGTGLGLSVSYGIIESHGGRIEVQSEVGKGTTFTILLPVDQETTTNDARNKPAGELVPDDHI; translated from the coding sequence GAAAATGCTGTGGCAGACAGCGACCGGCTCTCGGAAACCATCATCAGCAGTACCCACAACCAGATGCTGGAGAACAACCTCTTCGGCGTATTCCAGATGATCAACGAGGTCGGTAAACAGAAGGGGGTCATCCATATCCGGCTGATCAGCAAGACCGGGCGGATCATCCACTCAACCGATGAAAACGAAGTCGGGCGGCTGCTCGACAAAAAAACAGAAGCCTGCAACATGTGCCACGAAAGCGAAACGCCGCAAGTGGATGTGTCCAGCATGAACAGGAGTCGGTTTTTCAAAGACTCAAATGGCCAGGAGGTTATGGGGCTGGCCAAAGCCATATATAACTCCGAAAAATGCTATACCGCAGCCTGTCATTTTCATCCGGAGTCCTTCAAAATCCTTGGTGTTCTCGATGTGATAACCTCATTGCAGCCGATGCGCGAACTGATGGAATCGTACCGCTACAAACTGGGGGCGGTTACGGTCCTGATCATCGCCGCCATCTGGGCGAGCATCACTTTTTTCATGATGATTTTTGTCAATAGTCCGATCAAGCAACTGCTTTACCAGATCAAGATGCTGTCCAAGGGAGAACTGGACGGCACCGTTCCAACCTTTTCCAGCTATGAACTGGCAGTGCTCTCTGACTCATTCAACCGGATGACCCAGAACCTCAGAAAAGCCCGTAGCGAGCTCGAAGATTGGGCGCATACCCTTGAGCTGCGAGTAGAGGACAGGACCAACGAGCTGAAAAAAGTGCAGAATCAGCTGGTGCGATCAGAAAAGCTAGCATCACTGGGAGAGCTCGTTGCCGGTATCGCCCACGAGATTAACAATCCGCTCACCGGCATCTTGATGTATGCCTCGTTGGTGCAGCATGACGACAAACTGAACCCGGCGTTAAAGAGTGATCTGGCGATTATTGTCAGAGAAACCGAGCGCTGTGCCCGTATCGTCAATGGCTTGCTGGATTTCTCTCGAGAAAAAAGCCCGAAGAAAAAACTCTCGTCAATTCCGGCAATTATGAATGCCACTCTGTCACTGGTCAAAAGCCAGTCCATATTCCTCAACATCAACATAGTGACGGAATTCGCCGCAGACTTGCAGGAGATCTCAGTCGATCCAAACCTTATTGAGCAGGTATTGGTCAATATGGTGCTAAATGCCGGCCAGTCCATGCATGACGGAGGAGACCTTCATCTGCGGATCAACAATAGCGAAGACAACAAATTCATAGTTATTGAAATTGCCGACCAGGGATGCGGGATTCCGGAAGATAACCTCAAGAAAATATTTGACCCGTTTTTCACGACCAAGGAGAACAAGGGAACAGGGCTGGGACTTTCAGTTTCTTACGGCATCATTGAGAGCCACGGTGGAAGAATAGAGGTACAGAGCGAGGTGGGAAAAGGGACGACGTTTACCATTCTGCTGCCGGTTGACCAAGAAACCACTACAAATGATGCGCGCAATAAACCGGCAGGAGAGTTAGTGCCGGACGATCACATCTGA
- a CDS encoding response regulator — translation MQGVLIADDNLDSRKLMADLFIEAGYDVTVTNSAATVLHGILKKTAQVVLIGNEFDEVAATDLIPLLKKCNRELTIIFVSSDASLSLIRKLRNEGIFYHALPPLEPTDQQELKQAVECAFETIRSQHHQDLKGGKQ, via the coding sequence ATGCAAGGGGTGCTGATCGCAGATGACAACCTCGACTCACGCAAACTGATGGCCGATCTTTTCATTGAAGCAGGGTATGACGTAACAGTAACCAACTCAGCAGCAACCGTGCTGCATGGGATTCTGAAAAAAACCGCTCAGGTAGTGCTGATTGGCAATGAATTCGACGAAGTGGCTGCTACGGATCTTATCCCCCTGCTCAAGAAGTGCAACCGAGAATTGACCATCATTTTTGTTTCCAGTGACGCATCGCTATCCCTCATCCGCAAACTAAGGAATGAGGGGATTTTCTACCACGCCCTTCCGCCATTGGAACCAACAGATCAACAAGAGTTAAAACAGGCCGTGGAATGTGCCTTCGAAACAATCCGCAGTCAACATCATCAGGATCTGAAAGGAGGAAAACAATGA
- a CDS encoding HAMP domain-containing protein — protein MFKTLSAQAIIPVTIAITGFVVICCILLYSVMKSDLVNDAVTYSNGLANTIVKSTRYAMLKEDRETVSQIITNVSEQKGLEHTRIFNKKGSIIFSGNKEEVGHLVDKKTAGCVECHDGPVPKATLGDMQKARRFVDERGVEVLAITAPIYNEPECFNAPCHVHPQGQKVLGTLDIGLSVPVLLKNLPVMRGRMVVFSLLVLILSVGGVAALLWRNVFLPVRLLSEYVDRAVKGESASDLPQCGPELASLAENIRTIVQRSEGEAKNSSTQSQ, from the coding sequence ATGTTCAAAACCTTAAGCGCCCAAGCGATCATACCGGTGACCATTGCGATCACCGGCTTTGTCGTCATCTGCTGCATTCTGCTCTACTCGGTTATGAAATCAGATCTGGTCAACGATGCGGTCACCTATTCCAACGGGTTGGCAAATACTATCGTTAAATCGACCCGCTATGCCATGCTGAAAGAGGATCGCGAAACCGTCAGCCAGATCATAACCAACGTAAGTGAACAAAAAGGGCTGGAGCACACCCGTATTTTTAACAAGAAGGGATCGATAATCTTTTCCGGCAACAAGGAAGAAGTCGGCCATCTTGTTGATAAGAAAACTGCCGGCTGCGTGGAATGCCATGATGGCCCGGTGCCCAAAGCAACATTGGGTGATATGCAGAAGGCACGGCGCTTTGTGGATGAACGCGGTGTCGAGGTGCTGGCCATCACCGCGCCGATTTACAACGAGCCCGAGTGCTTTAATGCTCCGTGTCATGTCCACCCGCAAGGACAGAAGGTTCTTGGAACCCTTGATATAGGGCTGTCGGTGCCGGTTCTGCTTAAGAACCTGCCGGTAATGCGCGGCAGAATGGTTGTTTTCAGCCTGCTGGTCCTGATCCTTAGCGTTGGTGGCGTTGCCGCCCTGCTCTGGCGCAATGTCTTTCTGCCGGTACGTCTACTGAGTGAATATGTCGACCGGGCTGTCAAGGGAGAGAGCGCCTCAGACCTACCGCAATGCGGTCCGGAACTTGCTTCTCTGGCGGAAAACATCCGAACCATCGTCCAGCGGAGCGAAGGCGAAGCAAAGAACTCAAGCACTCAGTCACAATGA
- a CDS encoding 4Fe-4S dicluster domain-containing protein — MKRRDFLKGCLMCSAAAAVGTSGKAQAAGSFEGYPDAMGVLVDLTRCVGCRSCEAACNKEQKLPEPDVPFDDTSVFEDKRRPTERALTVVNRYETGGSEPVYRKIQCNHCNEPACLTSCFVNAYTKTKEGAVIYNPKICVGCRNCMIACPFNVPGYSYSSAFNPVVKKCIFCYDTRLKNGKPPACVESCPQEVMTFGKRADLVKLGHERIRETPSRYYDKIYGEKEVGGTGWLYLSSVPFDKVGFDTTLQNEPIISNVKDFLSMVPMVLAIWPALFSGIHLLSTKNKDGHDDHDDSHNGTGGH; from the coding sequence ATGAAACGGAGAGATTTCCTCAAAGGATGCTTGATGTGCAGCGCAGCAGCCGCAGTCGGAACAAGCGGTAAAGCCCAGGCAGCCGGATCATTCGAAGGATACCCCGACGCAATGGGTGTATTGGTGGACTTGACCCGCTGCGTAGGGTGCAGAAGCTGCGAAGCTGCATGCAATAAGGAGCAAAAGCTCCCGGAACCGGACGTGCCTTTTGACGACACATCTGTTTTCGAAGACAAACGCCGCCCCACAGAGAGGGCGCTTACCGTTGTGAATCGTTATGAAACCGGCGGCAGCGAACCGGTATACCGAAAAATCCAGTGTAATCACTGCAATGAGCCGGCTTGTCTCACCTCATGCTTTGTCAATGCCTACACTAAAACAAAAGAAGGCGCTGTTATCTACAATCCGAAGATATGCGTCGGTTGCCGTAACTGCATGATCGCCTGCCCATTCAATGTCCCTGGGTACAGCTACTCCAGTGCCTTTAACCCTGTGGTCAAGAAATGCATCTTCTGCTATGACACCAGGTTGAAAAACGGGAAACCACCGGCATGCGTCGAGTCCTGCCCTCAGGAAGTCATGACGTTCGGGAAGCGCGCAGATCTCGTCAAGCTTGGCCATGAGCGTATACGTGAAACACCTTCACGCTACTACGACAAGATATATGGAGAAAAAGAAGTTGGCGGAACCGGATGGCTCTATCTCTCCAGCGTTCCGTTTGACAAGGTCGGTTTCGATACTACCCTCCAGAATGAGCCTATCATCTCTAACGTGAAGGACTTCCTGAGCATGGTGCCGATGGTGCTTGCTATCTGGCCGGCCCTCTTCAGCGGGATTCACTTGCTTTCGACCAAGAACAAGGACGGCCATGACGATCATGATGATTCTCATAACGGAACAGGGGGGCACTAG
- a CDS encoding cytochrome c3 family protein has product MRTACTWIMLAIATATFTLSQPQQAAAIPDNISIDPIEGLYQKVNFNHAAHIKAVFDCAVCHHHTTGTLVNDPNCIRCHKTSNPTKTVACRNCHKKDPFSVEAMKEREANPNRYHNDTPGLKGAYHQSCLGCHKKMNGPTGCQDCHKRKAEGDAMFNAGEFAPKKPAGKGHGGH; this is encoded by the coding sequence ATGCGCACTGCCTGCACATGGATAATGTTAGCAATAGCCACTGCAACATTTACGCTTTCGCAACCGCAGCAAGCTGCGGCCATCCCGGACAACATCAGCATTGACCCGATCGAAGGTCTCTATCAGAAAGTCAACTTCAACCACGCTGCCCACATCAAGGCAGTGTTCGATTGTGCCGTCTGCCATCATCATACGACCGGCACTCTGGTAAACGATCCGAACTGCATCCGCTGCCACAAGACCAGCAATCCGACAAAAACTGTGGCGTGCAGAAACTGTCACAAAAAGGATCCTTTCTCAGTAGAGGCCATGAAAGAAAGGGAAGCAAATCCGAACCGCTATCATAACGACACACCAGGCCTCAAAGGGGCCTACCATCAGAGCTGCCTCGGCTGCCATAAAAAGATGAATGGCCCGACAGGCTGTCAGGACTGTCACAAGCGCAAGGCCGAAGGTGACGCCATGTTCAATGCTGGTGAATTTGCACCGAAAAAACCGGCTGGAAAAGGGCATGGCGGCCATTAG
- a CDS encoding menaquinol oxidoreductase, whose translation MNIDPAISDDREQPAAKDLSQLRRESLLRIGRLQRKSGNGPICLALFLAISIIAQQDFSVIPSLPDDIRDLLGHPPAPNMISVALVLYSFSAIILVLTRMVSSSEKYGGIAHVGYLSAFYTFYHFSNSLQDNFWAVFAAGMTVLLLESYHLWTLCGYEIRKEKAFLEQLDRKEQSGFIH comes from the coding sequence ATGAATATCGACCCAGCCATTAGCGATGATAGAGAGCAACCAGCGGCAAAAGATCTCAGCCAACTGAGACGCGAAAGCCTGTTACGGATCGGTCGCCTGCAGCGTAAATCCGGAAATGGCCCGATATGTCTCGCCCTGTTCCTGGCAATCAGCATCATTGCCCAACAGGATTTTTCCGTAATTCCTTCGCTTCCTGACGACATCAGAGATCTGCTGGGACATCCACCAGCACCCAATATGATAAGCGTAGCGCTGGTGCTCTACAGCTTTTCGGCAATCATCCTCGTGCTGACCCGGATGGTGAGCAGCTCCGAAAAGTACGGCGGAATTGCCCATGTCGGTTACCTCTCGGCGTTTTACACGTTCTATCACTTTTCAAACTCTCTCCAGGACAATTTCTGGGCCGTTTTTGCTGCAGGCATGACGGTCCTTCTCCTTGAAAGCTACCATCTCTGGACACTTTGCGGCTATGAAATCCGCAAGGAAAAGGCGTTCCTTGAACAGCTGGACCGCAAGGAGCAATCCGGTTTCATCCACTGA